From the genome of Ardenticatenales bacterium:
ACTTGTGGCCGGCGCGAACTCCACGCCAATCATCAGGCCGCGACCACGTACCTCCGCAATCAGCGGCTGCTCCGCTTGCAGCGCCTTCAGCCGTCCCATCAGGTAATCGCCCGATTCCTGCACCCGCTGCGCCATATTCCCCTCAATCAACTCCTCCAGCACCACGATGCCCACGGCGCAGGCGCGTGTATTACCGCCATAGGTGGGAATGTGCAGCGGCGAGCGGGGCGTATCCCCTTTGCTGGCAAAATACAGGTCGTCCGTGGTGAGCAAGGCGCTCAGAGGCATGACGCCGCCGCCCAACGTCTTGCCCAATAGCAGAATATCGGGGACGACGCTTTCCACATCCACGGCGAAAAAGTGCCCCGTGCGACAAAGACCGCATTGAATTTCGTCGGCAATCATGAGTGTGCCGTAGCGGCTGCACAAGTCCCGCGCCGCGCGCAAATAGCCGGGTGGCGACGGCACAAAACCGCCCTCCCCCTGCACCGGTTCGAGAATAAAACCCGCCGCTTTGTTTTTGCGCAGCGCCCGCTCCAGGGCGGGAATGTCGCCAAAAGGCACGAAGACGACATCCTGCAGCAGCGGCGTGAAGGGATCGTGGAAAGCCTTGTTGTCCATGAGGGAGAGCGCGCCCACCGTGCGGCCATGAAAACTGTCGCGGCAGGTGATCATCTTGGTGCGCCCCGTGGCGGCGCGGGCCACTTTGATGGAAGCATCGATCACTTCCGCGCCGGAATTCGCTACGTAGACGCGTTTCAGGTCGCCCGGCGCCAGCGCGGCCAGGTTATGGCAGAGCGCGCCCAGCATCAGCGCCAGCCCCTCCACCAGATTGGGCATGTGGCCGACTTTTTCCAGCACTTCCACGACGCGGGGGGGATTATGCCCCAGGCTGGCCGCGCCAAAGCCGCTCATGAAATCGATGTAGCGCACGTTGTCCGCGTCCCAAAAATAGTTGCCCTCGGCGCGCACCAACGGGCTATCCGCTTCGACGACTTCCAACAGATTCGCCAGACGGGGATTGCAATGTTCGCGGTGGTAATAGATGTTTTCTTCCCTGCCCAACTGCATGGCCTCTTCCAGGCCAATTAACTGCGCATCTTTTGCCATGACAATGCTCCTTGAAGTGAATTGGCCTTCCAGGAAGCGGGGAGCTTCCCGGAAGGTGATGAGAAACTCAGCCTACAGCACACCCTCAATCAAGTCGGCGGCGCGTTCTGGGCCGCCCGCTTGCCGCAGGTGG
Proteins encoded in this window:
- a CDS encoding aspartate aminotransferase family protein, whose product is MAKDAQLIGLEEAMQLGREENIYYHREHCNPRLANLLEVVEADSPLVRAEGNYFWDADNVRYIDFMSGFGAASLGHNPPRVVEVLEKVGHMPNLVEGLALMLGALCHNLAALAPGDLKRVYVANSGAEVIDASIKVARAATGRTKMITCRDSFHGRTVGALSLMDNKAFHDPFTPLLQDVVFVPFGDIPALERALRKNKAAGFILEPVQGEGGFVPSPPGYLRAARDLCSRYGTLMIADEIQCGLCRTGHFFAVDVESVVPDILLLGKTLGGGVMPLSALLTTDDLYFASKGDTPRSPLHIPTYGGNTRACAVGIVVLEELIEGNMAQRVQESGDYLMGRLKALQAEQPLIAEVRGRGLMIGVEFAPATSGLGTLVTAGMANKLSREYLAGIVIKDLLSRHRIMTAYTLNNVNTLRVQPPYTVTTEEMDTFVNALAQTLDEIGSFAKAAVKSIPDMMRLRRA